A region from the Rufibacter sp. DG15C genome encodes:
- a CDS encoding VIT1/CCC1 transporter family protein, translating to MPTPPSNSRFLLEQSHTPEQINHRLLHVTKHSYLKDFVYGAVDGAVTTFAVVSGVAGAHLSPKIVIILGMANLLADGFSMAVSNYLGTQTEKQFLEKTLAEELRQMEEYPDGEKEEIRQIYAKKGFTGQLLEQVVETLVKDKQIWADTMLQEEHGLSLLPVSAWKAALATFTAFLLIGLIPVAPYLWNYLFSAPLQAPFWWSSVCTGFAFFFIGALKSRFVNKPWYSSGLETLLLGGAAASLAYGVGMILGNA from the coding sequence ATGCCTACTCCACCATCCAATTCAAGGTTCTTATTAGAGCAATCACATACGCCAGAGCAAATAAATCATAGGTTGCTGCATGTGACAAAACACAGCTACCTAAAGGATTTTGTGTATGGAGCGGTAGACGGGGCCGTCACTACGTTTGCAGTGGTTTCTGGGGTGGCGGGCGCCCACCTCTCCCCTAAAATTGTCATCATTTTAGGCATGGCGAATCTGTTAGCGGATGGGTTTAGCATGGCAGTCAGTAATTACTTGGGCACCCAGACAGAAAAGCAGTTTCTGGAAAAAACCTTGGCAGAAGAATTGCGGCAGATGGAAGAGTACCCCGACGGTGAGAAAGAAGAAATACGGCAGATTTACGCCAAGAAAGGATTCACCGGCCAACTGCTAGAACAGGTGGTGGAAACGCTGGTAAAGGACAAGCAGATTTGGGCAGACACCATGCTGCAGGAAGAACACGGGCTCAGTTTGTTACCCGTTTCTGCCTGGAAAGCCGCCCTTGCCACCTTCACTGCTTTTCTATTAATCGGACTCATTCCGGTGGCACCATATCTATGGAATTATCTCTTCTCTGCACCGTTGCAAGCCCCTTTTTGGTGGAGTAGTGTGTGTACGGGTTTTGCCTTTTTCTTCATTGGCGCACTTAAAAGCAGGTTCGTCAATAAGCCTTGGTATTCCTCTGGGCTAGAGACATTACTGTTGGGTGGAGCTGCCGCAAGTTTGGCGTATGGCGTGGGGATGATTCTGGGAAATGCGTAA
- a CDS encoding universal stress protein — protein MKTILVPTDFSKNAHNAMRYAAGLASQVEAKIIIAHIIHLPVAPLESGMVITPDMHLEEDFSLELGTLANNLRQEYNNQFAIETICQYGYLTGDLNDLVKTHQVDLVVMGTHGATNFLDKLIGTNSSEFSKSAVCPVLIIPAVAQFKQIKHIAYASDFESEEGVFLRQLFSIAQLFQAKVSIINVIDDKELNILSDTQVVEDITSQFPEVVYSIAQMRIHDVLEGLHAFVEESQADVLAVSIHKRGFFDELFHSSISKKLIYHTTSPLLTLPENPYQKSWESTSTHSPYSSI, from the coding sequence ATGAAAACCATCCTAGTTCCCACAGACTTCTCAAAAAACGCCCACAATGCCATGCGGTATGCGGCGGGCTTGGCCAGTCAGGTAGAGGCCAAAATAATCATTGCTCATATCATCCATTTGCCGGTCGCTCCTTTGGAAAGCGGCATGGTAATCACGCCAGACATGCACTTGGAAGAAGACTTCTCTTTGGAACTAGGCACCCTGGCCAACAACCTTCGCCAAGAATACAACAATCAATTCGCCATAGAGACCATATGCCAGTATGGTTACCTGACCGGTGATTTGAATGACCTGGTGAAAACTCATCAGGTGGATCTGGTGGTAATGGGTACCCACGGCGCTACTAATTTCTTAGACAAACTGATTGGCACCAACTCTTCTGAGTTTAGTAAATCTGCTGTTTGCCCGGTGTTGATTATTCCGGCCGTTGCCCAGTTTAAGCAGATAAAACACATTGCCTATGCCTCAGATTTTGAGAGCGAAGAAGGCGTCTTTCTCAGACAGCTATTTTCCATTGCCCAATTGTTCCAGGCCAAGGTGTCCATCATCAATGTGATAGATGACAAGGAACTGAACATTCTCTCAGACACGCAGGTGGTGGAGGACATCACCTCGCAGTTTCCTGAGGTTGTGTACAGCATCGCGCAGATGCGCATTCATGATGTATTGGAGGGTCTGCACGCGTTTGTAGAAGAATCTCAGGCAGATGTTCTGGCGGTGTCCATTCATAAACGGGGGTTCTTTGATGAGCTTTTCCACTCCAGTATTTCCAAAAAATTAATCTACCATACTACATCTCCCTTGCTGACCCTGCCAGAAAATCCTTATCAAAAGAGTTGGGAAAGCACCTCTACCCATAGTCCTTATAGCTCAATTTAA
- a CDS encoding murein L,D-transpeptidase, whose translation MNRRHIFLVVLIMLLANGVLFAQAVTMTPASQQQALQKALLQYQSIINTGTWLAFPEDLCVQPGAQDKFVPKVRNLLCLTQDLTQCATQDSSFFDEHLVAAVKRFQKRHGLPADGIIGCRTLTALNVSPAQRVQQIMVNLARWQDSAYAVTTYPLVLVNIPDYRLHLLNNQAQTIWQTRVIVGQRTKALQTRQVNSRISYLVVRPTWNVPKSIIKNEIIPAVRRDRNYLAKNHMALYKDGKRRQVQVSVSSIHWKTVNPEDLTVIQSPGSWNALGKVKFIFHNPFHIYLHDTPVKSLFDHPVRAYSHGCVRVEQPEKLAAYLMNPDWGKPSSFSLQAQKGINGTVFLPKPVAVQIRYFTCWVDGQGVLQFRDDIYGLDTIQQLTVAPTLD comes from the coding sequence ATGAACCGCCGGCATATTTTTCTAGTAGTGTTGATCATGCTTTTGGCTAATGGTGTTTTGTTTGCGCAGGCAGTGACAATGACGCCGGCTTCGCAACAACAGGCGTTGCAAAAGGCACTTCTACAGTATCAATCCATCATCAATACGGGTACTTGGCTGGCGTTTCCGGAGGACCTCTGTGTACAGCCGGGTGCACAAGACAAGTTTGTGCCAAAGGTCAGGAATCTGTTGTGCCTTACCCAGGATTTGACGCAGTGTGCCACCCAGGACAGCAGCTTTTTTGATGAGCATTTGGTAGCCGCCGTCAAGCGCTTTCAGAAGCGGCATGGTTTACCCGCAGACGGCATCATTGGGTGCAGAACCTTGACCGCCTTAAATGTGTCACCCGCTCAGCGCGTGCAGCAGATCATGGTCAACTTGGCCCGCTGGCAAGACTCTGCCTATGCCGTCACCACGTATCCTTTGGTGCTGGTCAATATCCCTGACTACCGCTTGCACCTTCTCAATAACCAGGCACAAACCATTTGGCAGACCAGGGTGATAGTGGGGCAGCGGACAAAGGCCTTACAAACCCGGCAAGTGAACAGCAGGATCAGTTACCTGGTGGTAAGGCCCACTTGGAACGTGCCCAAGAGCATCATCAAGAATGAGATAATACCTGCGGTAAGAAGAGACCGTAACTATCTGGCAAAAAACCACATGGCCTTGTACAAAGACGGTAAACGCAGGCAAGTGCAGGTGAGCGTGAGCAGCATCCACTGGAAAACCGTCAATCCTGAAGACCTCACCGTCATCCAAAGTCCCGGATCCTGGAACGCGCTGGGTAAGGTGAAATTCATCTTCCACAACCCATTTCATATTTACCTGCATGACACGCCCGTCAAGTCTCTTTTTGACCACCCGGTAAGAGCCTACAGCCATGGGTGCGTGCGTGTAGAACAGCCAGAGAAGTTGGCGGCCTATCTTATGAATCCAGACTGGGGCAAACCTTCTTCCTTTTCATTGCAAGCCCAAAAAGGAATCAATGGAACCGTCTTTTTGCCTAAGCCAGTGGCGGTTCAGATACGGTATTTTACGTGTTGGGTAGATGGTCAAGGCGTGCTCCAGTTTAGAGATGATATCTATGGGTTGGATACCATCCAACAGCTTACCGTTGCGCCAACATTAGACTAA
- a CDS encoding pseudouridine synthase: protein MLEIIYEDAQYVAINKPNGLLVHRTRIAEEKKEFALQLLRDQLGYRLHAVHRLDRGTSGVLLFAKSPEATAPLVKAFTERQPDKTYFAIVRGYAPEEGTIDSPIRPDKDHQHKEAQDAVTHFKCLATVELPIAVGPYQTARYSLVKIKPETGRMHQIRKHFAHARHYIVGDKKHGDWRHNRMFLEELNSPTLLLHAASLKFEHPVTGETITIKASLPDNFRRLCQEFNWAPVVATQEELPEPLPSLS, encoded by the coding sequence GTGCTGGAGATCATCTATGAAGATGCGCAGTATGTGGCCATCAATAAACCCAATGGGTTGCTGGTACACAGGACACGCATAGCCGAAGAGAAAAAAGAGTTCGCGTTACAGCTGTTGCGCGACCAACTGGGCTACCGCCTGCATGCCGTTCACCGTCTGGACAGAGGAACCTCTGGCGTGTTGCTGTTTGCCAAAAGCCCCGAGGCCACAGCTCCTTTGGTGAAAGCCTTCACGGAGCGCCAGCCAGACAAAACCTATTTTGCCATTGTGCGCGGGTACGCCCCAGAAGAAGGAACCATTGACAGCCCCATTCGGCCAGATAAGGATCACCAGCACAAAGAAGCACAGGACGCCGTCACGCATTTCAAGTGCCTGGCCACGGTAGAGCTGCCCATTGCGGTAGGTCCCTACCAGACGGCACGCTATAGCTTGGTTAAGATTAAACCTGAAACGGGCAGAATGCACCAGATACGCAAGCATTTCGCGCATGCCCGGCACTACATTGTTGGAGACAAAAAACACGGAGACTGGCGTCATAACCGCATGTTTCTGGAGGAATTAAACAGCCCTACCCTTTTACTGCACGCCGCCTCGCTAAAGTTCGAGCACCCAGTTACAGGAGAAACCATTACCATTAAAGCATCCCTACCCGACAACTTCCGGCGTCTATGCCAGGAGTTTAACTGGGCTCCAGTGGTGGCGACCCAAGAAGAACTTCCGGAGCCATTACCTTCTCTAAGTTAG
- a CDS encoding molybdopterin molybdotransferase MoeA: MISVEQALQLVLQQTLSLPVEVVPLLQSLNRVLAQEVKADRDFPPFDRVTMDGIAIDLGEFEQGTRTFPISQIQAAGEPPTTLSNPKNCVEVMTGAMLPLNTNAVIPYESCQLEDNQATVLTDQILLGQNIHRQGADCPKGTVLLHRGQRITPAMIGTLATVGYSTVPVYRLPKVAICSTGNELVDVDQSPLPHQIRKSNVFMLAAELQREHINVQLIHLPDDPEVMREQLASILEEHDAILLSGAVSKGKFDYLPQVLEQLRFLPVFHKIAQKPGKPMLFGRMPGGQVVFGFPGNPVSTFVCYHLYFKPWLRHCLGLQKKQDWAQLKHDVTFKPSLTYHLAVSLNNQDGMLKATAVPTTGSGDLTSILIADGLLMLPADRDHFLAGESFPLTLF; the protein is encoded by the coding sequence ATGATCTCAGTAGAGCAAGCCTTGCAGTTAGTGTTGCAGCAAACCCTTTCCCTGCCGGTGGAAGTAGTGCCTTTGTTGCAGTCATTAAACCGCGTATTGGCGCAGGAGGTGAAGGCAGACCGCGACTTTCCGCCGTTTGACCGCGTGACCATGGATGGGATTGCCATTGATCTGGGGGAGTTTGAGCAAGGCACCAGGACCTTTCCCATCTCACAGATACAAGCCGCCGGTGAGCCGCCAACCACTTTGTCCAATCCCAAGAACTGTGTGGAAGTAATGACTGGCGCCATGCTTCCCTTAAATACCAATGCAGTAATACCTTATGAAAGCTGCCAGCTAGAAGACAACCAAGCCACTGTTCTTACAGACCAAATTCTATTGGGGCAGAACATTCACCGGCAAGGTGCAGATTGCCCAAAAGGCACGGTCTTGCTTCACCGGGGCCAACGCATCACGCCTGCCATGATTGGCACCTTGGCTACGGTTGGGTATTCCACAGTGCCGGTCTACCGTCTGCCCAAAGTGGCCATCTGTTCCACCGGGAATGAATTAGTGGACGTAGACCAGTCGCCCCTGCCTCATCAAATCAGGAAGTCAAACGTGTTCATGCTGGCAGCCGAGTTGCAACGAGAGCATATCAATGTCCAATTGATTCACCTGCCAGATGATCCCGAGGTGATGCGTGAACAATTGGCTTCCATTTTAGAGGAGCATGATGCGATATTACTTTCAGGAGCCGTGTCTAAGGGCAAGTTTGATTACCTGCCGCAGGTATTGGAGCAACTCCGTTTTTTGCCTGTTTTCCATAAAATAGCCCAAAAACCAGGCAAACCCATGCTGTTTGGCCGCATGCCTGGTGGGCAGGTGGTCTTCGGGTTTCCCGGCAACCCGGTGTCTACATTCGTTTGCTACCATTTGTATTTCAAGCCTTGGTTGAGACATTGCCTGGGCTTACAGAAGAAACAAGACTGGGCGCAACTAAAGCATGATGTAACATTCAAGCCATCCCTCACCTATCACCTGGCAGTTAGCCTAAACAATCAAGATGGAATGTTAAAGGCCACGGCCGTGCCAACCACGGGTTCCGGTGATTTGACTAGTATCTTGATAGCCGATGGCCTACTGATGCTTCCGGCAGACAGAGACCATTTTTTGGCGGGCGAATCTTTCCCTTTGACCTTGTTTTAA
- a CDS encoding sulfite exporter TauE/SafE family protein: MMETSFLWLVLCFFAIAALYSSVGFGGGSSYLALLALFLPNFLEIKTTALLCNLVVVSGGTYLFFKQGLFDLKKFAPLVISSVPAAFIGATISLSQAVFFICLGTVLALSGALLIVQFFLQPQVQPATTSKPQAFNIFLGTSAGLVSGLVGIGGGILVSPVLHLLKWAQPKTIAALASFFILVNSFAGLLGQAVSGNFKADYMVLFPLLLAVFLGGQLGTRVSLKMIQPRAVKGLTGVFVLFIGLKLVLSYS; encoded by the coding sequence ATGATGGAGACCTCGTTCCTTTGGTTAGTCCTTTGCTTTTTTGCCATAGCCGCTTTGTACTCTTCGGTTGGGTTTGGGGGTGGTTCCAGTTATTTGGCTTTGCTGGCCTTGTTTCTGCCTAATTTTCTGGAGATTAAAACCACGGCGCTGCTCTGTAATTTGGTGGTGGTGTCGGGCGGCACCTACCTGTTTTTCAAGCAAGGGCTTTTTGACCTAAAGAAGTTTGCGCCTTTGGTGATTTCCAGTGTTCCGGCCGCTTTTATAGGAGCCACCATCAGCTTGTCGCAAGCAGTCTTCTTCATTTGCCTGGGAACGGTTTTGGCTTTGTCTGGGGCATTGTTGATTGTACAGTTCTTTCTTCAGCCCCAAGTTCAACCAGCTACTACTTCCAAGCCACAGGCCTTCAATATATTCTTAGGAACAAGTGCTGGTTTGGTGTCTGGCTTGGTAGGCATTGGCGGGGGCATCCTGGTCTCTCCGGTCTTACATCTTCTTAAATGGGCCCAACCTAAAACCATTGCTGCGCTCGCCTCTTTCTTTATTCTGGTGAACTCCTTTGCCGGGCTTTTGGGGCAGGCCGTGAGTGGAAATTTTAAAGCAGATTACATGGTGCTATTCCCTTTGCTGTTAGCCGTTTTTCTTGGCGGCCAGCTGGGCACTAGAGTAAGCCTAAAAATGATCCAACCCAGAGCTGTCAAAGGGTTGACGGGCGTTTTTGTCTTGTTCATCGGGTTGAAATTAGTTCTCAGTTACAGCTAA
- a CDS encoding HesA/MoeB/ThiF family protein, with the protein MEPRYSRQIQLPGFGPAAQQKLQAAKVLVVGAGGLGVPVLQYLTGMGMGTIGLVDGDTISLSNLHRQVLYSTPEVGEYKVTVAVRKLSLLNPEVNLVPYPYHLSPENALDIIQGYDLVIDATDNFEARYLINDACVLLQKPFVYGALHHFEGQVSIFNLNGGPTYRCLYPTPPSAQEIPDCNTAGVLGVVPGLVGMHQALETVKVITGIGTSCGGYLLLFDFLHQTQYRVKLKANPENQAITALQESYVSKPCATVPEVTPQEVHDWFSGGKKFLLLDVREQDEYNQSHLQRALLTPLGILPSQLKQIPLHLPIVTLCQKGGRSRKAAQLLLEHDASLEVYSMIGGMDQWLAELPNTLVVK; encoded by the coding sequence ATGGAACCACGGTACAGTAGGCAAATCCAGCTACCGGGTTTCGGGCCGGCGGCCCAGCAGAAACTACAGGCCGCCAAAGTTTTGGTGGTGGGCGCCGGTGGGTTGGGGGTGCCTGTCTTGCAGTACCTTACCGGCATGGGCATGGGCACCATTGGCCTGGTAGACGGTGACACTATTAGCCTAAGCAACCTGCACCGCCAAGTATTGTATAGCACTCCTGAGGTTGGTGAATACAAAGTAACTGTAGCGGTCCGTAAATTATCCCTGCTCAATCCAGAGGTAAACCTTGTCCCCTACCCGTATCACCTTTCCCCAGAAAACGCGCTTGATATTATCCAAGGCTATGACTTAGTCATTGACGCGACGGATAATTTTGAGGCTCGGTATCTCATCAATGATGCTTGTGTGTTGTTACAGAAACCGTTTGTATATGGTGCCCTGCATCATTTTGAAGGACAGGTAAGCATCTTCAATCTCAATGGCGGCCCTACTTATCGTTGCCTCTATCCTACTCCGCCCTCGGCCCAAGAAATCCCGGACTGCAACACGGCGGGTGTACTGGGCGTGGTACCGGGGTTGGTAGGCATGCACCAGGCCCTAGAGACAGTGAAGGTAATCACAGGCATTGGCACCTCCTGTGGGGGATACCTCTTGTTATTTGACTTCCTGCACCAGACGCAATATAGAGTGAAGCTGAAAGCCAACCCAGAAAACCAGGCCATTACCGCGTTGCAGGAATCATATGTGAGTAAACCTTGCGCTACCGTTCCAGAAGTAACACCGCAGGAGGTGCATGATTGGTTTAGCGGAGGGAAGAAATTCCTGCTCTTAGACGTGCGGGAGCAAGATGAATACAACCAAAGTCATTTACAGAGAGCCTTGCTTACGCCTTTGGGCATTTTGCCTTCCCAGTTGAAGCAAATCCCTTTACATTTGCCTATTGTGACCCTCTGCCAAAAAGGAGGGAGAAGCAGGAAAGCCGCTCAATTGCTGTTAGAGCATGACGCCTCCCTGGAAGTATACAGCATGATCGGAGGCATGGACCAATGGCTAGCCGAGTTGCCCAATACCTTAGTGGTTAAATGA
- a CDS encoding NTP transferase domain-containing protein, with product MQETKPLYGLVLSGGQSSRMGQDKSLISYHGQPQRSHLYQLLQGVCIQVFLSVRAGQEQEIPSELAVIKDELEVRGPLNGILSAMQQHPVAAWLVIACDMPLVAFETLQTLVAARDDRRTATAYALQGSDLPEPLLAIWEPSSYAPALAFVQTDKTCPRKFLLNADTKLIHPAQDEELYNANHPHEYAYILQKLSHGTTVQ from the coding sequence ATGCAGGAAACTAAGCCTCTTTATGGCCTGGTGCTGAGCGGTGGACAGAGCTCCAGAATGGGACAGGATAAAAGCCTGATCTCCTACCACGGCCAGCCGCAACGCTCCCATTTGTACCAATTGCTTCAAGGTGTTTGCATCCAAGTATTTCTGAGCGTACGTGCAGGTCAGGAACAGGAAATTCCCAGTGAGTTGGCAGTGATTAAAGATGAATTAGAGGTACGCGGGCCACTCAACGGGATTCTCAGCGCCATGCAACAGCATCCAGTGGCGGCTTGGTTGGTCATTGCCTGTGACATGCCTTTGGTGGCATTTGAAACTTTGCAAACACTGGTAGCGGCACGAGATGACAGGAGAACTGCCACAGCCTATGCTCTACAAGGCTCAGATTTGCCAGAGCCGCTTTTGGCCATTTGGGAACCTAGTTCTTATGCCCCGGCTTTGGCATTTGTACAAACGGACAAAACCTGCCCGCGTAAATTCCTTCTCAATGCAGATACCAAGCTCATTCACCCCGCCCAAGACGAAGAACTGTACAACGCCAACCATCCACATGAATACGCATACATCCTTCAAAAGCTGAGCCATGGAACCACGGTACAGTAG
- the moaC gene encoding cyclic pyranopterin monophosphate synthase MoaC, translating to MSTLSHIDDQGLPSMVDVSSKEVTQRTAVAEATVSFPEAVFNQLAEQNFLTKKGAVWQTAIIAGVMAAKKTSDIIPLCHPLALSTCKIDIIVAENFSLKVKCLVRCEGKTGVEMEALTGASAAALCIYDMCKALTHNITISNIHLLEKTGGKNDVHAGN from the coding sequence ATGAGCACACTTTCCCATATAGATGACCAGGGCCTGCCCAGCATGGTGGATGTTTCTTCCAAAGAAGTGACTCAGAGAACTGCGGTGGCAGAAGCAACCGTTAGCTTTCCTGAGGCTGTTTTCAACCAGCTAGCTGAACAGAACTTCCTAACCAAAAAGGGCGCCGTGTGGCAGACGGCTATCATTGCGGGCGTCATGGCTGCCAAGAAAACCTCAGACATCATTCCCTTGTGTCATCCTTTGGCGTTGTCCACGTGCAAAATAGACATTATTGTAGCTGAGAACTTTTCCCTGAAAGTTAAGTGTCTGGTGCGCTGCGAAGGCAAAACCGGGGTGGAGATGGAGGCCTTGACGGGAGCTTCGGCAGCGGCGCTGTGCATCTATGACATGTGCAAGGCCCTCACCCACAACATCACTATTTCTAATATTCATCTGCTGGAGAAAACCGGCGGAAAAAATGATGTACATGCAGGAAACTAA
- the moaA gene encoding GTP 3',8-cyclase MoaA: protein MHNPQLIDKYGRQLTYLRLSVTDRCNFRCYYCMPEEGMDFAARQELLSFEELYDLSALFCSLGITKIRITGGEPFVRAGIMPFLRKLSQLPGLEEITVTSNGTLNAKQIKILQEIGIRKINISLDSLDRERFFQITRRDSFDAVYASILNLLNTGFEVKLNCVVAENKNIQDILPFIELTKDYPLAVRFLEEMPFNGSDSFQAPQWSHHEIYQHIASTHPNLEKLESEPSSTSVNYQVPGYAGSFGIIPSFSRTFCGTCNRIRLGATGELRTCLYGPPATNLRDLLRAGLGSEQLEQAIVEAVANREKDGFAAEASHSAAAHESMSVLGG, encoded by the coding sequence ATGCACAATCCCCAATTGATTGATAAATACGGCAGACAACTCACCTATCTGCGCCTGTCTGTGACGGACCGGTGCAACTTTAGGTGCTACTATTGCATGCCCGAGGAAGGAATGGACTTTGCCGCGCGCCAAGAACTGCTGTCGTTTGAAGAGCTGTATGACCTGTCTGCCCTGTTCTGTAGCCTAGGCATTACCAAAATCAGGATTACCGGCGGTGAGCCCTTTGTGCGGGCCGGCATCATGCCCTTTCTGCGCAAGCTAAGCCAGCTGCCTGGCCTGGAGGAAATTACCGTCACCAGCAACGGCACGCTCAATGCCAAGCAGATCAAAATCCTGCAAGAGATTGGCATCCGAAAAATCAACATCAGCCTGGATTCGCTGGACCGGGAACGCTTCTTCCAGATCACCCGCCGCGACAGCTTTGACGCCGTCTACGCGTCAATCCTCAACTTGCTGAACACCGGGTTCGAAGTGAAATTGAATTGCGTGGTCGCTGAGAACAAGAACATCCAAGACATTTTGCCATTTATAGAACTCACGAAAGATTATCCTTTGGCGGTGCGTTTTCTGGAGGAGATGCCTTTTAACGGAAGTGACTCTTTCCAAGCGCCGCAGTGGAGCCACCACGAAATCTACCAGCACATTGCCTCAACGCACCCTAACCTGGAAAAACTAGAGAGCGAACCGTCCTCTACCTCCGTCAATTACCAGGTGCCTGGCTATGCCGGCTCCTTTGGCATCATCCCCTCCTTTAGTAGAACGTTTTGTGGTACCTGCAACCGCATTAGACTAGGCGCCACCGGCGAGCTAAGAACCTGCCTATATGGCCCGCCGGCTACTAACCTAAGAGACTTATTAAGAGCAGGACTTGGTTCTGAGCAACTTGAGCAAGCAATAGTTGAGGCAGTGGCCAACCGCGAGAAAGACGGTTTCGCCGCCGAGGCCAGCCACAGCGCTGCGGCTCATGAATCCATGTCAGTGTTGGGCGGGTAG
- a CDS encoding molybdenum cofactor biosynthesis protein MoaE: protein MLIKIVDEVEVQEAYQYLQDPGAGGIDLFVGTVRNHAQGKEVVKLVFEAYAPMALKEMQKLAQQAQQQWPITKLVMLHAVGEKMVGEPVVIIGVASAHREAAFTACRFLIDELKKTVPIWKKEYYQDNSIWVNAHP from the coding sequence ATGCTGATTAAGATTGTAGACGAAGTAGAGGTCCAAGAGGCCTATCAGTATTTGCAAGACCCGGGAGCGGGCGGCATTGATTTGTTTGTGGGCACCGTCCGGAACCATGCCCAAGGCAAGGAGGTAGTGAAGCTGGTGTTTGAGGCCTATGCGCCCATGGCCCTTAAAGAAATGCAAAAGCTGGCTCAACAAGCTCAACAGCAATGGCCCATCACCAAACTGGTGATGCTGCATGCGGTGGGCGAGAAAATGGTAGGTGAACCGGTGGTGATCATTGGCGTAGCCTCGGCACACCGAGAGGCGGCCTTTACCGCCTGCCGGTTTCTGATTGATGAGCTCAAGAAGACGGTACCCATCTGGAAGAAAGAATATTACCAAGACAACAGCATCTGGGTAAATGCCCATCCCTAA
- the moaD gene encoding molybdopterin converting factor subunit 1, which yields MEILLFGITREIVGQNSLTIHPEENIQTVGQLKAWLADHFPGMKKLSSLAVAVDSTYADDAQELLPNQEIALIPPVSGG from the coding sequence ATGGAAATACTATTGTTTGGGATTACCCGTGAGATAGTGGGCCAGAACTCCCTCACAATACACCCAGAAGAAAACATACAGACCGTGGGCCAGTTAAAAGCCTGGTTGGCAGACCACTTCCCGGGCATGAAAAAACTAAGTTCCCTGGCGGTGGCGGTAGACAGTACCTACGCAGATGACGCCCAAGAACTGCTTCCTAACCAAGAAATTGCACTCATTCCACCTGTTAGCGGCGGTTAA